The following are from one region of the Silene latifolia isolate original U9 population chromosome 9, ASM4854445v1, whole genome shotgun sequence genome:
- the LOC141600709 gene encoding protein FAR-RED IMPAIRED RESPONSE 1-like codes for MSFTAFTGVDNHKQSVTFCGALVAHEDADSFKWVFTRFLAAMGGKEPKYIITDQDPGILKVVPLVFKTARRRYFMWHIMNKVPSKYGMTRDNYSVFLKKLNAIIWDEDIEAAEFDAKWEEIGREHNVNNIDWFQEMYAKRKQWVMAHCRDLDMRGVMRTTQRSESENSFFKRFESKSGTLVEFSMRFDSAMDQQRHTHK; via the coding sequence aTGTCCTTCACAGCTTTCACCGGGGTTGATAATCATAAACAATCAGTCACTTTCTGCGGAGCGCTTGTTGCTCATGAAGATGCAGACTCGTTTAAATGGGTTTTCACCCGTTTTCTGGCTGCGATGGGTGGCAAAGAGCCTAAGTACATTATCACCGATCAGGATCCTGGTATTCTTAAAGTGGTGCCATTGGTGTTCAAGACAGCGCGCCGCCGATATtttatgtggcatatcatgaacaaggtGCCAAGCAAGTATGGAATGACGAGAGATAATTATTCAGTGTTTCTAAAGAAATTGAATGCCATAATATGGGATGAAGACATTGAAGCGGCAGAgttcgatgcaaaatgggaagaaatTGGCAGGGAACACAATGTTAATAACATTGACTGGTTCCAAGAAATGTACGCTAAAAGGAAGCAGTGGGTTATGGCTCATTGTAGGGACCTAGATATGAGGGGCGTTATGAGGACaacccaaagatcagagagcgaaaatagtttttttaagagatttgagagtAAGTCAGGAACATTAGTTGAGTTTTCAATGCGTTTTGACAGCGCGATGGACCAGCAAAGACACACACATAAATAG